The following are encoded in a window of Phaseolus vulgaris cultivar G19833 chromosome 3, P. vulgaris v2.0, whole genome shotgun sequence genomic DNA:
- the LOC137807644 gene encoding tRNA (guanine(37)-N1)-methyltransferase 2 isoform X1, protein MDEKLQGFANRLVGSGALKMNCVKNGEAENNPDKVASRAPLHDNLLSGDNDAVADCEKLSESHLDESKFDVQFKLWALRIPCQHCKVATRILNGYLFDKPRVKPIIEDPTCDKNRYLIFSDKVQNEDLSDIPKQKVDELNGLCKIEVVPYSMTLGYSYWSADHVLKQILPTGVEVPSSFETIGQIAHLNLHDELLPYKDVIAKVIYDKNYPRIKTIVNKVGTITNEFRVPEFEILAGDHTMITEVKQYGATFRLDYSLVYWNSRLEHEHKRLVSMFQAGETICDMFAGIGPFAIPAAQKGCIVYANDLNPDSIHYLRINAKINKVDDRIYAYNMDARKFVSQLMEVPNTEVTSAHSSEVPILDTCHTCRVQDNAESNSENELPTVDTKDSNSGLGDVKGSTTHTATSVIAGKRSSSYREGDVEAHETGMLESVGRKGSTNKRMRGSEMSVTKTWEHIDHIIMNLPASAVQFLDAFRGLIQKKYWKGCLPWIHCYCFIRATETPDTIIAVAESALNAPIQDSKFHRVRDVAPNKAMFCLSFRLPGGCVKDGQ, encoded by the exons ATGGATGAAAAACTGCAAG GTTTTGCAAATAGActagtgggcagtggagctctTAAAATGAATTGTGTAAAGAATGGGGAAGCTGAGAACAATCCTGACAAGGTAGCTTCTCGAGCTCCTTTACACGACAACTTGCTTTCTGGTGATAATGATGCAGTTGCTGACTGTGAGAAGCTATCAGAATCACATCTTGACGAGAGCAAGTTTGATGTGCAATTCAAATTATGGGCTCTTCGAATTCCTTGCCAACATTGCAAGGTTGCCACTCGAATCCTCAATGG TTACTTATTTGACAAGCCCCGAGTCAAACCTATCATTGAGGACCCTACCTGTGACAAAAACCGTTACCTTATATTCTCCGACAAAGTTCAGAAtgaag ATTTATCTGATATTCCAAAACAAAAGGTTGATGAGCTCAATGGCTTGTGTAAGATTGAAGTTGTGCCCTATTCGATGACACTAGGGTATTCTTATTGGAGTGCAG ATCATGTGCTGAAGCAGATATTGCCTACTGGAGTGGAGGTGCCTTCATCCTTTGAAACAATAG GTCAAATTGCCCATTTAAACCTACACGATGAATTACTTCCCTACAAAGATGTTATCGCGAAGGTTATTTATGAT AAAAATTATCCTAGAATCAAAACTATTGTCAATAAAGTTGGAACCATTACAAATGAATTTCGTGTGCCAGAGTTTGAAATTTTAGCAGGAGACCATACTATGATCACAGAGGTGAAGCAATATGGTGCCACTTTTAGGCTTGATTACAGTTTGGTTTATTGGAATTCGAGATTGGAACATGAACACAAAAGGTTAGTGTCAATGTTCCAAGCTGGGGAGACCATTTGTGACATGTTTGCCGGTATAGGTCCTTTTGCCATTCCTGCAGCACAGAAAGGATGCATAGTCTATGCAAATGATTTAAATCCAGATAGCATTCACTATCTGAGGATTAATGCCAAAATCAATAAGGTTGATGATCGAATTTATGCTTACAACATGGATGCTAGAAAGTTCGTGTCCCAGTTGATGGAAGTGCCAAATACTGAGGTTACATCAGCACACTCATCCGAAGTGCCCATTTTGGATACTTGCCACACATGCAGGGTACAAGACAATGCTGAATCAAATTCTGAAAATGAGTTGCCAACTG TTGATACAAAAGACAGTAATAGTGGTTTAGGGGATGTCAAGGGTTCAACTACGCACACTGCTACATCTGTAATTGCTGGTAAAAGATCTTCTAGTTATCGTGAAG GGGATGTAGAGGCTCATGAAACTGGCATGCTTGAAAGTGTTGGGAGAAAAGGAAGCACAAACAAGAGAATGAGAGGCTCTGAAATGTCTGTCACAAAAACTTGGGAACACATTGATCACATAATAATGAACCTGCCTGCATCTGCTGTTCAGTTTCTAG ATGCATTCAGGGGATTAATCCAGAAGAAATATTGGAAAGGATGTTTACCATGGATTCACTGCTATTGCTTCATTAGAGCGACTGAAACTCCGGATACTATCATAGCT GTGGCTGAATCTGCTTTAAACGCTCCTATACAAGATTCAAAGTTTCATAGGGTTAGGGACGTGGCTCCAAACAAG GCAATGTTTTGTTTAAGCTTCAGGTTGCCAGGAGGATGCGTTAAAGATGGTCAATAA
- the LOC137807644 gene encoding tRNA (guanine(37)-N1)-methyltransferase 2 isoform X2 → MNCVKNGEAENNPDKVASRAPLHDNLLSGDNDAVADCEKLSESHLDESKFDVQFKLWALRIPCQHCKVATRILNGYLFDKPRVKPIIEDPTCDKNRYLIFSDKVQNEDLSDIPKQKVDELNGLCKIEVVPYSMTLGYSYWSADHVLKQILPTGVEVPSSFETIGQIAHLNLHDELLPYKDVIAKVIYDKNYPRIKTIVNKVGTITNEFRVPEFEILAGDHTMITEVKQYGATFRLDYSLVYWNSRLEHEHKRLVSMFQAGETICDMFAGIGPFAIPAAQKGCIVYANDLNPDSIHYLRINAKINKVDDRIYAYNMDARKFVSQLMEVPNTEVTSAHSSEVPILDTCHTCRVQDNAESNSENELPTVDTKDSNSGLGDVKGSTTHTATSVIAGKRSSSYREGDVEAHETGMLESVGRKGSTNKRMRGSEMSVTKTWEHIDHIIMNLPASAVQFLDAFRGLIQKKYWKGCLPWIHCYCFIRATETPDTIIAVAESALNAPIQDSKFHRVRDVAPNKAMFCLSFRLPGGCVKDGQ, encoded by the exons ATGAATTGTGTAAAGAATGGGGAAGCTGAGAACAATCCTGACAAGGTAGCTTCTCGAGCTCCTTTACACGACAACTTGCTTTCTGGTGATAATGATGCAGTTGCTGACTGTGAGAAGCTATCAGAATCACATCTTGACGAGAGCAAGTTTGATGTGCAATTCAAATTATGGGCTCTTCGAATTCCTTGCCAACATTGCAAGGTTGCCACTCGAATCCTCAATGG TTACTTATTTGACAAGCCCCGAGTCAAACCTATCATTGAGGACCCTACCTGTGACAAAAACCGTTACCTTATATTCTCCGACAAAGTTCAGAAtgaag ATTTATCTGATATTCCAAAACAAAAGGTTGATGAGCTCAATGGCTTGTGTAAGATTGAAGTTGTGCCCTATTCGATGACACTAGGGTATTCTTATTGGAGTGCAG ATCATGTGCTGAAGCAGATATTGCCTACTGGAGTGGAGGTGCCTTCATCCTTTGAAACAATAG GTCAAATTGCCCATTTAAACCTACACGATGAATTACTTCCCTACAAAGATGTTATCGCGAAGGTTATTTATGAT AAAAATTATCCTAGAATCAAAACTATTGTCAATAAAGTTGGAACCATTACAAATGAATTTCGTGTGCCAGAGTTTGAAATTTTAGCAGGAGACCATACTATGATCACAGAGGTGAAGCAATATGGTGCCACTTTTAGGCTTGATTACAGTTTGGTTTATTGGAATTCGAGATTGGAACATGAACACAAAAGGTTAGTGTCAATGTTCCAAGCTGGGGAGACCATTTGTGACATGTTTGCCGGTATAGGTCCTTTTGCCATTCCTGCAGCACAGAAAGGATGCATAGTCTATGCAAATGATTTAAATCCAGATAGCATTCACTATCTGAGGATTAATGCCAAAATCAATAAGGTTGATGATCGAATTTATGCTTACAACATGGATGCTAGAAAGTTCGTGTCCCAGTTGATGGAAGTGCCAAATACTGAGGTTACATCAGCACACTCATCCGAAGTGCCCATTTTGGATACTTGCCACACATGCAGGGTACAAGACAATGCTGAATCAAATTCTGAAAATGAGTTGCCAACTG TTGATACAAAAGACAGTAATAGTGGTTTAGGGGATGTCAAGGGTTCAACTACGCACACTGCTACATCTGTAATTGCTGGTAAAAGATCTTCTAGTTATCGTGAAG GGGATGTAGAGGCTCATGAAACTGGCATGCTTGAAAGTGTTGGGAGAAAAGGAAGCACAAACAAGAGAATGAGAGGCTCTGAAATGTCTGTCACAAAAACTTGGGAACACATTGATCACATAATAATGAACCTGCCTGCATCTGCTGTTCAGTTTCTAG ATGCATTCAGGGGATTAATCCAGAAGAAATATTGGAAAGGATGTTTACCATGGATTCACTGCTATTGCTTCATTAGAGCGACTGAAACTCCGGATACTATCATAGCT GTGGCTGAATCTGCTTTAAACGCTCCTATACAAGATTCAAAGTTTCATAGGGTTAGGGACGTGGCTCCAAACAAG GCAATGTTTTGTTTAAGCTTCAGGTTGCCAGGAGGATGCGTTAAAGATGGTCAATAA
- the LOC137807644 gene encoding tRNA (guanine(37)-N1)-methyltransferase 2 isoform X4: MMQLLTVRSYQNHILTRASLMCNSNYGLFEFLANIASYLFDKPRVKPIIEDPTCDKNRYLIFSDKVQNEDLSDIPKQKVDELNGLCKIEVVPYSMTLGYSYWSADHVLKQILPTGVEVPSSFETIGQIAHLNLHDELLPYKDVIAKVIYDKNYPRIKTIVNKVGTITNEFRVPEFEILAGDHTMITEVKQYGATFRLDYSLVYWNSRLEHEHKRLVSMFQAGETICDMFAGIGPFAIPAAQKGCIVYANDLNPDSIHYLRINAKINKVDDRIYAYNMDARKFVSQLMEVPNTEVTSAHSSEVPILDTCHTCRVQDNAESNSENELPTVDTKDSNSGLGDVKGSTTHTATSVIAGKRSSSYREGDVEAHETGMLESVGRKGSTNKRMRGSEMSVTKTWEHIDHIIMNLPASAVQFLDAFRGLIQKKYWKGCLPWIHCYCFIRATETPDTIIAVAESALNAPIQDSKFHRVRDVAPNKAMFCLSFRLPGGCVKDGQ, translated from the exons ATGATGCAGTTGCTGACTGTGAGAAGCTATCAGAATCACATCTTGACGAGAGCAAGTTTGATGTGCAATTCAAATTATGGGCTCTTCGAATTCCTTGCCAACATTGCAAG TTACTTATTTGACAAGCCCCGAGTCAAACCTATCATTGAGGACCCTACCTGTGACAAAAACCGTTACCTTATATTCTCCGACAAAGTTCAGAAtgaag ATTTATCTGATATTCCAAAACAAAAGGTTGATGAGCTCAATGGCTTGTGTAAGATTGAAGTTGTGCCCTATTCGATGACACTAGGGTATTCTTATTGGAGTGCAG ATCATGTGCTGAAGCAGATATTGCCTACTGGAGTGGAGGTGCCTTCATCCTTTGAAACAATAG GTCAAATTGCCCATTTAAACCTACACGATGAATTACTTCCCTACAAAGATGTTATCGCGAAGGTTATTTATGAT AAAAATTATCCTAGAATCAAAACTATTGTCAATAAAGTTGGAACCATTACAAATGAATTTCGTGTGCCAGAGTTTGAAATTTTAGCAGGAGACCATACTATGATCACAGAGGTGAAGCAATATGGTGCCACTTTTAGGCTTGATTACAGTTTGGTTTATTGGAATTCGAGATTGGAACATGAACACAAAAGGTTAGTGTCAATGTTCCAAGCTGGGGAGACCATTTGTGACATGTTTGCCGGTATAGGTCCTTTTGCCATTCCTGCAGCACAGAAAGGATGCATAGTCTATGCAAATGATTTAAATCCAGATAGCATTCACTATCTGAGGATTAATGCCAAAATCAATAAGGTTGATGATCGAATTTATGCTTACAACATGGATGCTAGAAAGTTCGTGTCCCAGTTGATGGAAGTGCCAAATACTGAGGTTACATCAGCACACTCATCCGAAGTGCCCATTTTGGATACTTGCCACACATGCAGGGTACAAGACAATGCTGAATCAAATTCTGAAAATGAGTTGCCAACTG TTGATACAAAAGACAGTAATAGTGGTTTAGGGGATGTCAAGGGTTCAACTACGCACACTGCTACATCTGTAATTGCTGGTAAAAGATCTTCTAGTTATCGTGAAG GGGATGTAGAGGCTCATGAAACTGGCATGCTTGAAAGTGTTGGGAGAAAAGGAAGCACAAACAAGAGAATGAGAGGCTCTGAAATGTCTGTCACAAAAACTTGGGAACACATTGATCACATAATAATGAACCTGCCTGCATCTGCTGTTCAGTTTCTAG ATGCATTCAGGGGATTAATCCAGAAGAAATATTGGAAAGGATGTTTACCATGGATTCACTGCTATTGCTTCATTAGAGCGACTGAAACTCCGGATACTATCATAGCT GTGGCTGAATCTGCTTTAAACGCTCCTATACAAGATTCAAAGTTTCATAGGGTTAGGGACGTGGCTCCAAACAAG GCAATGTTTTGTTTAAGCTTCAGGTTGCCAGGAGGATGCGTTAAAGATGGTCAATAA
- the LOC137807644 gene encoding tRNA (guanine(37)-N1)-methyltransferase 1 isoform X3 codes for MDEKLQGFANRLVGSGALKMNCVKNGEAENNPDKVASRAPLHDNLLSGDNDAVADCEKLSESHLDESKFDVQFKLWALRIPCQHCKVATRILNGYLFDKPRVKPIIEDPTCDKNRYLIFSDKVQNEDLSDIPKQKVDELNGLCKIEVVPYSMTLGYSYWSADHVLKQILPTGVEVPSSFETIGQIAHLNLHDELLPYKDVIAKVIYDKNYPRIKTIVNKVGTITNEFRVPEFEILAGDHTMITEVKQYGATFRLDYSLVYWNSRLEHEHKRLVSMFQAGETICDMFAGIGPFAIPAAQKGCIVYANDLNPDSIHYLRINAKINKVDDRIYAYNMDARKFVSQLMEVPNTEVTSAHSSEVPILDTCHTCRVQDNAESNSENELPTGDVEAHETGMLESVGRKGSTNKRMRGSEMSVTKTWEHIDHIIMNLPASAVQFLDAFRGLIQKKYWKGCLPWIHCYCFIRATETPDTIIAVAESALNAPIQDSKFHRVRDVAPNKAMFCLSFRLPGGCVKDGQ; via the exons ATGGATGAAAAACTGCAAG GTTTTGCAAATAGActagtgggcagtggagctctTAAAATGAATTGTGTAAAGAATGGGGAAGCTGAGAACAATCCTGACAAGGTAGCTTCTCGAGCTCCTTTACACGACAACTTGCTTTCTGGTGATAATGATGCAGTTGCTGACTGTGAGAAGCTATCAGAATCACATCTTGACGAGAGCAAGTTTGATGTGCAATTCAAATTATGGGCTCTTCGAATTCCTTGCCAACATTGCAAGGTTGCCACTCGAATCCTCAATGG TTACTTATTTGACAAGCCCCGAGTCAAACCTATCATTGAGGACCCTACCTGTGACAAAAACCGTTACCTTATATTCTCCGACAAAGTTCAGAAtgaag ATTTATCTGATATTCCAAAACAAAAGGTTGATGAGCTCAATGGCTTGTGTAAGATTGAAGTTGTGCCCTATTCGATGACACTAGGGTATTCTTATTGGAGTGCAG ATCATGTGCTGAAGCAGATATTGCCTACTGGAGTGGAGGTGCCTTCATCCTTTGAAACAATAG GTCAAATTGCCCATTTAAACCTACACGATGAATTACTTCCCTACAAAGATGTTATCGCGAAGGTTATTTATGAT AAAAATTATCCTAGAATCAAAACTATTGTCAATAAAGTTGGAACCATTACAAATGAATTTCGTGTGCCAGAGTTTGAAATTTTAGCAGGAGACCATACTATGATCACAGAGGTGAAGCAATATGGTGCCACTTTTAGGCTTGATTACAGTTTGGTTTATTGGAATTCGAGATTGGAACATGAACACAAAAGGTTAGTGTCAATGTTCCAAGCTGGGGAGACCATTTGTGACATGTTTGCCGGTATAGGTCCTTTTGCCATTCCTGCAGCACAGAAAGGATGCATAGTCTATGCAAATGATTTAAATCCAGATAGCATTCACTATCTGAGGATTAATGCCAAAATCAATAAGGTTGATGATCGAATTTATGCTTACAACATGGATGCTAGAAAGTTCGTGTCCCAGTTGATGGAAGTGCCAAATACTGAGGTTACATCAGCACACTCATCCGAAGTGCCCATTTTGGATACTTGCCACACATGCAGGGTACAAGACAATGCTGAATCAAATTCTGAAAATGAGTTGCCAACTG GGGATGTAGAGGCTCATGAAACTGGCATGCTTGAAAGTGTTGGGAGAAAAGGAAGCACAAACAAGAGAATGAGAGGCTCTGAAATGTCTGTCACAAAAACTTGGGAACACATTGATCACATAATAATGAACCTGCCTGCATCTGCTGTTCAGTTTCTAG ATGCATTCAGGGGATTAATCCAGAAGAAATATTGGAAAGGATGTTTACCATGGATTCACTGCTATTGCTTCATTAGAGCGACTGAAACTCCGGATACTATCATAGCT GTGGCTGAATCTGCTTTAAACGCTCCTATACAAGATTCAAAGTTTCATAGGGTTAGGGACGTGGCTCCAAACAAG GCAATGTTTTGTTTAAGCTTCAGGTTGCCAGGAGGATGCGTTAAAGATGGTCAATAA
- the LOC137807644 gene encoding tRNA (guanine(37)-N1)-methyltransferase 2 isoform X5 yields MDEKLQGFANRLVGSGALKMNCVKNGEAENNPDKVASRAPLHDNLLSGDNDAVADCEKLSESHLDESKFDVQFKLWALRIPCQHCKVATRILNGYLFDKPRVKPIIEDPTCDKNRYLIFSDKVQNEDLSDIPKQKVDELNGLCKIEVVPYSMTLGYSYWSADHVLKQILPTGVEVPSSFETIGQIAHLNLHDELLPYKDVIAKVIYDKNYPRIKTIVNKVGTITNEFRVPEFEILAGDHTMITEVKQYGATFRLDYSLVYWNSRLEHEHKRLVSMFQAGETICDMFAGIGPFAIPAAQKGCIVYANDLNPDSIHYLRINAKINKVDDRIYAYNMDARKFVSQLMEVPNTEVTSAHSSEVPILDTCHTCRVQDNAESNSENELPTVDTKDSNSGLGDVKGSTTHTATSVIAGKRSSSYREGIPQTAVSNQAVTKCSCYLIVF; encoded by the exons ATGGATGAAAAACTGCAAG GTTTTGCAAATAGActagtgggcagtggagctctTAAAATGAATTGTGTAAAGAATGGGGAAGCTGAGAACAATCCTGACAAGGTAGCTTCTCGAGCTCCTTTACACGACAACTTGCTTTCTGGTGATAATGATGCAGTTGCTGACTGTGAGAAGCTATCAGAATCACATCTTGACGAGAGCAAGTTTGATGTGCAATTCAAATTATGGGCTCTTCGAATTCCTTGCCAACATTGCAAGGTTGCCACTCGAATCCTCAATGG TTACTTATTTGACAAGCCCCGAGTCAAACCTATCATTGAGGACCCTACCTGTGACAAAAACCGTTACCTTATATTCTCCGACAAAGTTCAGAAtgaag ATTTATCTGATATTCCAAAACAAAAGGTTGATGAGCTCAATGGCTTGTGTAAGATTGAAGTTGTGCCCTATTCGATGACACTAGGGTATTCTTATTGGAGTGCAG ATCATGTGCTGAAGCAGATATTGCCTACTGGAGTGGAGGTGCCTTCATCCTTTGAAACAATAG GTCAAATTGCCCATTTAAACCTACACGATGAATTACTTCCCTACAAAGATGTTATCGCGAAGGTTATTTATGAT AAAAATTATCCTAGAATCAAAACTATTGTCAATAAAGTTGGAACCATTACAAATGAATTTCGTGTGCCAGAGTTTGAAATTTTAGCAGGAGACCATACTATGATCACAGAGGTGAAGCAATATGGTGCCACTTTTAGGCTTGATTACAGTTTGGTTTATTGGAATTCGAGATTGGAACATGAACACAAAAGGTTAGTGTCAATGTTCCAAGCTGGGGAGACCATTTGTGACATGTTTGCCGGTATAGGTCCTTTTGCCATTCCTGCAGCACAGAAAGGATGCATAGTCTATGCAAATGATTTAAATCCAGATAGCATTCACTATCTGAGGATTAATGCCAAAATCAATAAGGTTGATGATCGAATTTATGCTTACAACATGGATGCTAGAAAGTTCGTGTCCCAGTTGATGGAAGTGCCAAATACTGAGGTTACATCAGCACACTCATCCGAAGTGCCCATTTTGGATACTTGCCACACATGCAGGGTACAAGACAATGCTGAATCAAATTCTGAAAATGAGTTGCCAACTG TTGATACAAAAGACAGTAATAGTGGTTTAGGGGATGTCAAGGGTTCAACTACGCACACTGCTACATCTGTAATTGCTGGTAAAAGATCTTCTAGTTATCGTGAAGGTATTCCACAAACTGCAGTATCAAATCAGGCTGTCACTAAATGTAGCTGTTACTTGATCGTCTTCTAG
- the LOC137807645 gene encoding histone deacetylase 15 yields MGSGARETNRLTNGEAENSLHKQVSPAPAALDNSLSDASNAVTDPDVPAKRARLQKELTFQDMYQNDGVFDEDDEDDSDWEPFQLPKCVEFEIKKWCCRNCTMTNLDCYDCCDICGEHRESKILSHGFFASPLAQDEDLIEVHGDVKGLKDVGSQESVANSSTAIGFDERMLLHAEVEKKSPPHPERPDRLQAIAASLARAGIFPGKCYSIPSREITPEELITVHSLEHIESVEVTTESLSSYFTPDTYANQHSALAARLAAGLCADLASAIVSGRAKNGFALVRPPGHHAGVRQAMGFCLHNNAAVAALAAQAAGAKRVLILDWDVHHGNGTQEIFEQNKSVLYISLHRHEGGKFYPGTGAAEEVGSMGAEGYCVNIPWSRGGVGDNDYNFAFQHVVLPIASEFNPDFTIVSAGFDAARGDPLGCCDITPSGYAHMTHMLNGLSGGKLLVILEGGYNLRSISSSATAVIKVLLGESPGCELENSFPSKAGLVTVLEVLKIQMKFWPSLGPIFVNLESQWRMYCFEKKRKQIKKRRRLLVPMWWRWGRKSSLFYFMNGHLHEKSK; encoded by the exons ATGGGTAGTGGAGCTCGTGAAACGAATCGTTTAACAAATGGGGAAGCTGAGAACAGTCTTCACAAACAGGTTTCTCCTGCTCCTGCTGCACTCGACAACTCGCTTTCTGATGCCAGTAATGCAGTTACCGACCCTGATGTT CCTGCTAAGAGGGCCAGGCTGCAGAAGGAATTGACCTTTCAGGATATGTATCAAAATGATGGCGTGTTTGACGAGGATGACGAGGATGACAGTGATTGGGAGCCGTTTCAGTTACCCAAGTGTGtggaatttgaaataaaaaagtgGTGCTGCAGAAATTGTACTATGACTAACTTGGATTGCTATGACTGTTGCGAT ATATGTGGGGAGCACAGGGAGTCTAAAATCCTCAGCCATGGGTTTTTTGCATCTCCTTTAGCTCAAGACGAGGATCTGATTGAAGTCCATGGAGATGTAAAAGGACTGAAAG ATGTTGGCTCACAGGAATCAGTGGCAAATAGTTCTACGGCAATTGGCTTTGATGAGAGAATGTTGTTGCATGCAGAA GTTGAAAAGAAATCACCTCCACATCCTGAGAGGCCAGATCGTCTTCAAGCCATTGCTGCTAGTCTTGCTAGAGCCG GCATATTTCCTGGAAAATGCTATTCAATTCCTTCTAGGGAAATCACACCAGAAGAACTTATTACG GTTCATTCTTTGGAGCATATTGAGTCTGTGGAGGTTACAACTGAATCACTCTCTAG TTATTTCACTCCAGACACATATGCCAATCAGCATTCAGCACTTGCTGCTAGGTTGGCCGCTGGATTATGTGCTGATCTGGCATCAGCAATTGTTTCTGGACGTGCCAAAAATGGATTTGCCTTG GTTAGGCCTCCTGGTCATCATGCTGGTGTAAGACAGGCAATGGGGTTCTGCCTTCACAATAATGCTGCTGTGGCAGCATTGGCTGCTCAAGCTGCAGGGGCTAAGAGGGTGCTAATTTTAGATTGG GACGTTCATCATGGAAATGGAACACAAGAAATATTTGAACAGAACAAATCG GTCTTGTATATATCATTGCATAGACATGAGGGTGGAAAGTTTTATCCTGGTACTGGAGCTGCTGAAGAG GTAGGCAGTATGGGCGCTGAAGGGTACTGTGTGAATATTCCATGGAGCCGAGGAGGAGTTGGTGACAATGACTACAATTTTGCATTTCAGCATGTTGTTCTTCCTATAG CTTCTGAGTTTAATCCAGATTTTACCATAGTATCTGCTGGATTTGATGCTGCAAGAGGTGATCCCCTAGGATGTTGCGAT ATTACTCCCTCTGGCTATGCACACATGACGCATATGTTGAATGGCCTCTCTGGTGGAAAATTGCTTGTTATTCTTGAGGGGGG CTATAATCTTCGATCTATATCATCTTCTGCAACTGCAGTAATCAAG GTATTACTGGGTGAGAGTCCTGGATGTGAACTGGAAAATAGTTTCCCTTCCAAAGCTGGCCTGGTAACCGTTCTGGAAGTCCTCAAAATTCAGATGAAGTTTTGGCCTTCCCTGGGTCCGATTTTTGTGAATTTGGAGTCACAATGGCGGATGTactgttttgaaaaaaaaa GAAAACAGATTAAGAAACGACGCCGACTTCTGGTTCCAATGTGGTGGAGGTGGGGACGAAAAAGTTCCTTGTTCTATTTCATGAACGGCCATCTTCATGAAAAATCAAAGTGA
- the LOC137807646 gene encoding transcription factor SRM1-like, with protein MSSSGTLWSYEEEKAFENAIAMHWIEEASKEQWEKIASAVPSKSMEEVKQHYQVLVEDVSAIEAGHVPFPNYAYEETTSSNKDFHGSSKATSSDKRSNCNYGSGFSGLGHDSTTHSSGKGGLSRSSEQERRKGIPWTEEEHRLFLLGLDKFGKGDWRSISRNFVISRTPTQVASHAQKYFIRLNSMNRDRRRSSIHDITSVNNGDVASSQAPITGQHSSTVSSSTMGVGQSLKHRVQGHIPPGLGMYGTPVGHPVAAPPGHMASAVGTPVMLPPGPHPHPHPHPHPHAHPHPPYVLPLAYPMAPPPMHQ; from the exons ATGTCATCAAGTGGAACCCTTTGGAGCTATGAGGAAGAAAAAGCATTTGAGAATGCCATAGCTATGCATTGGATTGAGGAAGCCTCAAAAGAGCAATGGGAGAAAATTGCTTCAGCAGTTCCCAGCAAGAGCATGGAAGAAGTGAAGCAGCATTACCAGGTTCTAGTAGAGGATGTAAGTGCAATAGAGGCAGGTCACGTACCATTCCCCAACTATGCTTATGAGGAAACCACATCTTCAAATAAGGACTTCCATGGATCTTCCAAGGCCACAAGTTCAGATAAAAGATCAAATTGTAATTATGGAAGTGGTTTTTCTGGATTAGGCCATGACTCCACCACTCACAGTAGTGGCAAAGGAGGCTTGTCAAGGTCATCAGAACAAGAAAGGAGAAAAGGAATTCCCTGGACTGAGGAGGAGCACAG gTTATTTTTACTTGGTCTAGACAAGTTTGGAAAAGGAGATTGGAGAAGCATTTCAAGGAACTTTGTGATATCTAGGACTCCCACACAAGTGGCAAGCCATGCACAGAAGTACTTCATAAGGTTGAATTCTATGAATAGGGACAGAAGGAGGTCTAGTATCCATGATATAACTAGTGTGAACAATGGAGATGTGGCTAGTAGTCAGGCACCAATTACAGGGCAGCATAGTAGCACAGTTTCTTCAAGTACAATGGGTGTAGGACAATCCCTGAAGCATAGAGTCCAGGGTCATATACCACCTGGTTTAGGCATGTATGGAACACCAGTTGGTCATCCTGTGGCTGCTCCTCCAGGGCATATGGCCTCTGCAGTTGGAACTCCTGTCATGCTTCCTCCTGGACCCCACCCTCATCCCCATCCCCATCCCCACCCCCATGCTCATCCTCATCCACCTTATGTTCTTCCTCTTGCTTACCCAATGGCACCTCCACCAATGCATCAATAA